CCACGAGCAGGAGAATATCTCTGAGACTGATGAGACGAGCTTTTGTCATTGCAAAGGACTGACACCGTCTTCTGTACGAAAACGACCAGAGCAGCGGTACAGATGATTCTACAGGTTTCACCATGTCACTCTTGTCGATCAACAAGCGACCGGCGCTCTGATTCCGCTCTAGTGGTCTCGCAGGACTGTATGTCATCGAGCAGGCAGCGGCAGTCAGCCAGGATAAAGTGGAGACGCATACATATTTCGTGCAGCGTCGTGTACAACTTCATGGCACGGTGCTGTTCTTGGGTGAGCTTTTTGGCGAGCGTTGCGTTTCTGCCGATGGTTTTGATCCATAAGAGCAACCGATCCGGACCATCTATCTTGTTGTGATACCCTTGGATATTTAGGCCCTGTAACATCTCACGCGGGGTTTCTTCGCCTGCGTAGCCAGTCTGCAAGAGAATGTGCACGTTCGCGTCACGTTTGCGTATTTCCTGGATCAGCCGTGCACTATTCATACGCGGCATAAGATAATCCAGGATGACCAGATCAATGTGTTCCGGGTCGAACAGGGCAAGGGCCTCGGTTCCCGTGTTGGCCGTGCGCACCTGATAGCCTTCACTTTCCAACAGTAAGCGGGTAGAGACGCGAGTTTCCTCTTGGTCGTCGACGACTAAAATCGTGTAGTCGCCTGGTCTTACCACATCATCAAAGCTGGATAGAGTTGATGGTAGCGGTGCAGGAGCCGGATCGGCATTCGCTTTCATAGTCGTTGGTTTACCCTTCGCGCGGTACGTACTAGATCAATCATCGTCGCCATCGTCATCATCATCATCGTCAGAGACCATTTCGGCTGGCTGCTCGACTTCCCAGGCACCAGTGCCGTCACCTAAGAGACTCTGCCCATCAAGTTGAGAGGACAGCGATCCAGGCTGGGGCAAAGCCCCATCGGGCAGCTTAGCCGCAATGGCGAAAATCAGCGTCGAGTAATCAACGTGGGGAGTTCCATCCCGATGCCAGTTAGGGTCGACAGGATCGACTTCTTTCGCGCCACCAGGCAAGTGTGAGGCGCAGTATTCAGCAAACGAGTGGCGAAAGTAATAGAGTGTATCACTCGTAGTTCCTTGTTGCGGGACAACGGCAAAATGTGCGGCATTCGGGGCGTGCAAGGTATCGATATAAAACCCCTGCGCGTTGATGATGATAATGTGCTGGACGCGTAAGGGGGTGTTGGCAAGTGTAGCTTGAAATGAGATAGCTTTGCATACTTCGCCGAGTCCACCGACACTCATATAAACCGTTCCATCGATTCCCACTGCCGTGGTATAGTTTGACATCTCATATTCCTTATTTTGCTCGGAGATGAGGAGCGGCTTGGCAACGACGGTAAAGACGGAATCCGGCACGATCAATTCTCCATTTGTTGAGGAGAGCGCAATTTGTGTGGGTCCGACCGGCATCTCCGGAAGGGTGACGTTCATTTGTGGGCTGAAGGTCGTTCCACTCGGGTCCGTAAGATCCCGTTTCTGGATAACCGTCGCAGTGGCACTGGCAACAGTCGTTCCCTGTTGTTGAAAATTGATGGTCCAGGTTTGCCCGACCTGTAGGTTGCTGTCGGAAAACGTCACCGGCATGCCAGGAAACGCGGCGTGTGGGATGACGATGGCTGGTGCCGGTGGTGGTTTGTCACAGCCACAGCCCGCCCATGAGCCTGTCGGTAGGATTAGTGACCAGATGTTTGCCAACAGGGCGACGATGAAGAGAGGTGCAGGCATGAAGACTCCTTTATGGTGTAGCGCATCAGGCGCGAGCTACAAGGGGTATTGTATGCCGTGTGATGGCAAAGGTTGCAGCGAGAAACTTGACAGTTACGATCAGAAAAACCTGGAATTGCGCCTCAGAAATTTTCTGATCACATCGTGTTCACCACGTTCCAGTCGTGATTCCATGATGGAGTGCAAAACGCACTAAATCTGCTGTCGTTTGTAAATCGAGCTTGTCCAGCACCTTGGCGCGATAAGTGTCGATCGTTTTCACACTGAGGTGGAGTTCTTTGGCGATGTCGCGACAGCGCGCGCCTTCAGCTAAACGCTTGAGGACTTGCAGTTCGCGGTCAGTGAGGGACTCAAGCGGTGACTGGACAGGCTCGTGGCGAACATAGCGAAGCGACAGATCTTGCGCGAATGCTGGAGGAAGATACGAACCACCGGCTGCGATCGCGCGGATGGCTGTGACCACCTCATCGCTTGGCGCTTCCTTGCTGAGGAATCCTTGTGCCCCGGCTTGCATCAAGCGCATGGCATATTCTGCAGTGGCATGCATCGTCAGAATAAGCACTTTTGTCGGGCTTTTTTCATATAGAATACCCTTTGTGACATCGAGTCCATCCATATCAGGCATGGACAAATCCATCACTGCAACCTGCGGCTGGAACTGACGAACGAGACGTATCCCTTCCTTCCCACCACCGGCTTCTCCCACTACCTGCATATCCGGGCAGTCGCTCAATAAACGCCGCAGGCCATGACGAATGATGGTGTGATCGTCAATTAACAGTACAGTAATCATCTGTGTCTCCGGTAGTTGAGAGGGGGACGGTGAGGAGCAACGTGGTTCCGGTCCCAGACTTGGAAGAGATTTGTAGGGTCCCGCCGATCAACTGGGCCCGCTCGTGCATGCCGATTAAGCCGAGCCCTTGGCCTTGTATCGCGTGTTCGACAACAAAACCTTTGCCGTTATCGTCAATGGCGATCCAACAGACCTCGTGCCTATACCATAGCTTGACCGTCACTTCCGTTGCTGCAGCATGACGGATCACGTTGTTCAATGCTTCTTGGACGATGCGATACACGTTGATCGCTGATTCCTTCGCAAATGTAGGTAATGTGTTTTCCTCGTTGAGGAATTGTATTGCCATGCCACTGCGACGTGCACAGTCGGTGACATAGTCACGTATGGCAGTGGTCAACCCCAAGCGACTTAACGTCATAGGCCGTAGTGAAGCCGAGAGAGTGCGAGTCACCCCTGTGGCGGTCTGTATGGACTTCACCGCTTCTCGCAAGCGGTCTTGCAACTCTTGCTGTGTCGCGAGGCAGGCGCGCTGTGCCCATTCCACATCCATCTTGGCGGCGGTCAACAGTTGTCCCAAATGATCGTGGAGTTCGCGCCCGAGATCCTCGCGTTCGATTTCTTGGACGTGAAATAAGCGCGCGGCCAGGCGGCGAAGTTGCGTGCGGGAGAGCTGTACTTGCTGTTCTGCCGTCCGCATCCTGTGGAGTTGGCCGGCGGCTTTCAACGCAACGTCTACCCATAATAGGAGGCGCTCTGGG
This portion of the Deltaproteobacteria bacterium genome encodes:
- a CDS encoding response regulator — translated: MKANADPAPAPLPSTLSSFDDVVRPGDYTILVVDDQEETRVSTRLLLESEGYQVRTANTGTEALALFDPEHIDLVILDYLMPRMNSARLIQEIRKRDANVHILLQTGYAGEETPREMLQGLNIQGYHNKIDGPDRLLLWIKTIGRNATLAKKLTQEQHRAMKLYTTLHEICMRLHFILADCRCLLDDIQSCETTRAESERRSLVDRQE
- a CDS encoding response regulator transcription factor, translating into MITVLLIDDHTIIRHGLRRLLSDCPDMQVVGEAGGGKEGIRLVRQFQPQVAVMDLSMPDMDGLDVTKGILYEKSPTKVLILTMHATAEYAMRLMQAGAQGFLSKEAPSDEVVTAIRAIAAGGSYLPPAFAQDLSLRYVRHEPVQSPLESLTDRELQVLKRLAEGARCRDIAKELHLSVKTIDTYRAKVLDKLDLQTTADLVRFALHHGITTGTW
- a CDS encoding response regulator, which translates into the protein MPLNILLVDDEDTILFAMREYFQAEGYEVDCAKGLQEAKAALALYRYTVVITDLRLSGVESSEGLTLVEYIRSHCATTRTVMLTAYASAAVETEARRRGVDAFLHKLTPLPEIAHLIRGLLTEQERALLTASTSSRPLADVPTILVIDDQEEALISTRLLLEQEGYRVLTALGGHEALVLFRPGAVQLVIVDYFMPRMTGEHVVQEIRARDSDVQMLLQTGYSGEKPPREMLRLLDIQGYHDKLDGPERLLLWVDVALKAAGQLHRMRTAEQQVQLSRTQLRRLAARLFHVQEIEREDLGRELHDHLGQLLTAAKMDVEWAQRACLATQQELQDRLREAVKSIQTATGVTRTLSASLRPMTLSRLGLTTAIRDYVTDCARRSGMAIQFLNEENTLPTFAKESAINVYRIVQEALNNVIRHAAATEVTVKLWYRHEVCWIAIDDNGKGFVVEHAIQGQGLGLIGMHERAQLIGGTLQISSKSGTGTTLLLTVPLSTTGDTDDYCTVN